A region of Bacillus cabrialesii DNA encodes the following proteins:
- a CDS encoding glycosyltransferase produces MKINLLTIGTRGDVQPFIALGKELSRRGHHVTICTEGSFKDLAEKNKLSFAPIRTDYTHLTQSKEGKSMLKGNPLSIVSQMKTVIYPMMEQMLEDIWAASKDADAIIYHPKVFGGYDIAEALHIPAFIAHPVPIVAPTRHFTNPVFPFSLQSGTLNKASFKINRLLTAAFFSLMNKWRHETLSLPDKRSVFKDDSVLNGKLIPVLYGCSPSIIPFDQQWKGHVSMQGFWFLAEDDWNPPPELLHFLEAGPPPFTVSFSSMPLQNPDHTLNMLQQAFKETGQRAILLTGWSGIKQMTDSPHIYTAGSIPHGWIFPQSRAVIHHGGAGTTAAALKAGKPMVICPFSGDQPFWARKMRDIGVAAAPLKEKDMTVAAFVSRINELISNNTYFQRASEAASLIDKEDGVRHTADFIEEKLEEKNPAK; encoded by the coding sequence ATGAAAATTAACCTGCTTACGATTGGTACGAGGGGCGATGTACAGCCCTTTATCGCATTAGGAAAAGAATTATCCAGACGCGGACATCATGTGACGATTTGCACTGAAGGCTCGTTCAAAGATCTAGCGGAGAAAAACAAACTCTCCTTTGCACCCATCAGAACGGATTACACACATTTGACGCAATCAAAAGAAGGAAAAAGCATGCTGAAAGGGAACCCGCTATCAATTGTCAGCCAAATGAAAACAGTCATTTATCCGATGATGGAACAAATGTTAGAGGATATATGGGCGGCCTCTAAAGATGCTGATGCAATCATTTATCACCCTAAAGTATTTGGCGGATATGATATTGCCGAAGCCCTGCACATTCCTGCTTTTATCGCCCATCCGGTTCCTATTGTAGCTCCTACCCGTCATTTTACTAATCCGGTCTTTCCGTTCTCATTGCAGAGCGGAACGCTTAACAAGGCTAGTTTTAAAATCAATCGATTATTGACCGCAGCGTTTTTTTCGCTGATGAATAAGTGGAGACATGAGACACTCAGCCTGCCCGATAAACGTTCTGTTTTTAAAGATGATTCCGTACTGAATGGAAAGCTTATTCCTGTTCTGTATGGGTGCAGTCCTTCCATCATTCCCTTTGACCAACAATGGAAAGGCCATGTTTCAATGCAGGGATTCTGGTTTTTAGCCGAAGATGACTGGAACCCTCCACCTGAGCTATTGCATTTTTTAGAAGCGGGGCCGCCTCCTTTTACCGTTAGCTTTAGCAGTATGCCATTACAAAACCCGGATCACACTCTGAACATGCTTCAGCAAGCATTCAAAGAAACCGGACAGCGTGCCATTTTGCTGACGGGCTGGAGCGGAATCAAACAGATGACAGATTCACCTCATATTTATACAGCTGGCTCCATTCCTCACGGATGGATTTTCCCTCAATCACGAGCTGTCATTCATCATGGAGGGGCTGGGACTACGGCCGCAGCATTGAAGGCCGGCAAACCTATGGTGATATGCCCGTTCTCTGGGGATCAGCCTTTTTGGGCAAGAAAAATGCGAGACATCGGAGTGGCTGCTGCCCCTCTGAAAGAAAAAGATATGACAGTTGCAGCCTTCGTTTCCAGAATCAATGAACTGATATCAAACAACACGTATTTTCAACGTGCATCTGAAGCTGCCTCTCTTATTGATAAAGAAGATGGAGTAAGACATACTGCTGATTTTATTGAAGAAAAACTCGAGGAGAAAAACCCGGCAAAATAA
- a CDS encoding allantoinase, protein MAYDIVIKGAKAVMPDGVKEADIAVQNGMIAEVGSDIEASGAAMIQADGKYVFPGAIDCHVHFNEPGREDWEGIETGSQMMAAGGCTTYFDMPLNCIPSTVTAEHLLAKAELGRRKSAVDFALWGGLVPGHIDDIRPMAEAGAIGFKAFLSRSGTDEFRSVDERTLLKGMTEIAAAGKILALHAESDAITSYLQMVLANQGKVDADAYAASRPEEAEAEAVYRTIQYARVTGCPVHFVHISTAKAVQLIREAKQEGLDVSVETCPHYVLFSHDDLREKGSVAKCAPPLRSPQSQKALIEALIAGHIDMVSSDHSPCRPSLKREDNLFLSWGGISGGQFTLLGMLELALKHQIPFETIAEWTAAAPAKRFGLQKKGRLEAGCDADFVLVSMEPYTVTRESMFAKHKLSLYEGHTFPCRISATYSKGRCVYSDGEKVNGIDGALVVPL, encoded by the coding sequence ATGGCTTACGATATAGTGATAAAAGGTGCGAAAGCAGTTATGCCGGATGGCGTGAAAGAAGCTGATATTGCAGTTCAAAACGGTATGATTGCCGAGGTCGGTTCTGACATTGAAGCAAGCGGGGCAGCAATGATCCAAGCAGACGGAAAATACGTGTTTCCTGGTGCGATAGACTGCCATGTTCATTTCAATGAACCGGGCAGAGAGGATTGGGAGGGGATTGAAACAGGTTCGCAGATGATGGCGGCAGGCGGCTGCACCACTTATTTTGATATGCCGCTCAATTGCATTCCATCAACCGTGACGGCAGAGCATCTTCTCGCAAAAGCTGAACTGGGCAGGCGAAAATCTGCCGTGGATTTTGCGCTATGGGGCGGCCTTGTGCCCGGCCATATTGATGACATCCGCCCAATGGCTGAAGCGGGAGCGATCGGATTTAAAGCGTTTTTATCAAGATCAGGCACAGACGAGTTCCGCTCTGTTGATGAACGAACCTTGCTCAAAGGCATGACAGAAATCGCGGCTGCAGGAAAAATTCTCGCTCTTCACGCAGAGAGCGATGCCATCACAAGCTATTTGCAGATGGTTTTGGCCAATCAAGGAAAGGTGGATGCGGATGCGTACGCCGCCTCCCGTCCGGAGGAAGCCGAAGCTGAAGCGGTGTATCGCACGATTCAATATGCGAGGGTGACAGGCTGTCCGGTTCATTTTGTTCATATCAGCACGGCGAAAGCGGTTCAGCTGATCAGAGAGGCGAAACAGGAAGGGCTTGATGTTTCGGTCGAAACATGCCCGCATTATGTCTTATTCAGCCATGACGATTTACGGGAAAAGGGCTCTGTCGCGAAATGCGCGCCGCCGCTCCGATCACCGCAATCGCAGAAAGCGCTGATTGAGGCGCTCATTGCGGGGCACATTGACATGGTTTCCTCAGACCATTCCCCTTGCCGTCCGTCCTTGAAGCGGGAGGATAATTTGTTTTTATCATGGGGCGGAATCAGCGGCGGGCAGTTTACTTTATTAGGGATGCTGGAACTCGCGCTTAAGCATCAGATTCCGTTTGAAACCATCGCTGAGTGGACAGCGGCGGCACCTGCGAAACGATTTGGCCTTCAGAAAAAAGGGCGGCTTGAAGCGGGGTGTGATGCGGATTTTGTGCTCGTCAGCATGGAGCCATATACTGTCACAAGAGAATCGATGTTTGCAAAGCATAAGCTAAGCCTTTACGAAGGGCATACATTTCCCTGCCGCATTTCGGCCACATACAGCAAAGGCCGGTGTGTGTACAGTGATGGAGAGAAAGTCAACGGAATTGACGGAGCGCTGGTCGTTCCATTGTAA
- the pucR gene encoding purine catabolism transcriptional regulator PucR, which yields MNIFDVMKIPAYENAHLIAGKAGGEREVQHVNMMDAPDIADFLHKNELLVTTAYHLKDHPHQLSELIQQMAKRGCAGLGIKTKRYLEDIPKEIIELADSYAFPIIELPEHIRLGDIVNATLSHILDMRSNELQQAIYAHKKFTNHIMSGKGLQSLLKKVSDLLQLPVLLLDQHAKMLSASHQISVETEKLKSTLNTVSGPFFTCFSTIPDQKTYSVLPIYNHEKNCGYLLIPDMVQAGDKGLILTIEQAANVISFELLKENALKQFSRRARNEFFSNFIERSFSSDDEIKNRAKEFKLRWDQKYMCIAGKLDRNDESISFTENQLASDGVFEFLEGELSAFPFPPHLFIKGNVGIILIEATDSWSEMHASVISFLEQFQSQVRAQFKRTVSFGISNICQKLIDVPDAFTEASDALQSGHLSRSTEFIQVYHAKDVPELLRLLPVEDLKKFYNSTLQSLAEKQQEDQSLLHTLSVYLETHCQISETAKRLYVHRNTVIYRLEKCEELLGKSLKDPETTMRLRLALRMQRLIS from the coding sequence ATGAATATTTTTGATGTGATGAAAATACCGGCTTATGAAAACGCCCATTTAATTGCGGGAAAAGCAGGAGGAGAAAGAGAAGTGCAGCATGTCAATATGATGGACGCTCCGGATATCGCGGACTTTTTGCATAAGAATGAATTGCTCGTTACCACCGCGTATCACCTGAAGGATCACCCGCACCAGTTATCTGAATTGATTCAGCAAATGGCAAAACGCGGCTGTGCGGGCCTCGGCATTAAAACAAAGCGCTACCTGGAGGATATCCCGAAAGAAATCATCGAACTGGCCGATTCATACGCGTTTCCGATCATTGAGCTTCCAGAACACATCCGTCTTGGGGATATTGTGAATGCAACACTCAGCCACATTCTCGATATGCGTTCTAACGAGCTGCAGCAAGCCATTTACGCGCACAAAAAATTCACAAACCACATTATGAGCGGCAAGGGGCTGCAATCTCTCCTCAAAAAGGTCTCAGACCTCCTTCAGCTACCCGTGCTGCTTTTGGACCAGCATGCAAAAATGCTGTCTGCATCTCATCAGATTTCAGTTGAGACCGAAAAGCTGAAAAGCACCCTGAATACCGTATCCGGTCCGTTTTTCACTTGTTTCTCTACGATTCCGGATCAGAAAACGTATTCCGTCCTTCCTATTTATAATCACGAAAAGAATTGCGGCTATCTGCTGATACCGGACATGGTGCAGGCCGGCGACAAAGGATTGATTCTCACCATTGAACAAGCTGCAAACGTGATTTCCTTTGAACTGCTGAAGGAAAATGCGCTGAAGCAATTCAGCCGGAGGGCGCGCAATGAATTTTTCAGCAACTTTATTGAACGCTCATTTTCTTCGGATGATGAAATCAAAAACCGGGCGAAGGAATTCAAGCTGCGCTGGGATCAAAAATACATGTGCATCGCCGGCAAACTCGACCGCAATGACGAATCAATCAGCTTTACAGAAAATCAGCTCGCCTCCGATGGCGTATTTGAATTTCTTGAAGGCGAATTATCAGCCTTCCCGTTTCCTCCCCACCTTTTTATAAAAGGAAATGTCGGCATTATTCTGATCGAGGCGACAGACAGCTGGAGTGAAATGCACGCCTCGGTGATCAGCTTTTTGGAGCAGTTCCAATCACAGGTCAGAGCTCAATTTAAACGGACGGTGTCCTTTGGCATCAGCAATATATGCCAAAAGCTCATTGATGTTCCCGACGCGTTCACAGAGGCTTCTGATGCTCTGCAATCAGGGCATTTGTCAAGAAGCACAGAGTTTATCCAGGTGTATCACGCAAAAGATGTGCCTGAGCTTCTCCGCCTGCTCCCGGTGGAGGATTTGAAGAAATTTTACAACTCCACGCTTCAAAGCCTCGCTGAAAAACAACAGGAGGATCAAAGCCTGCTTCATACGCTGTCCGTTTATTTAGAGACACACTGCCAAATTTCCGAGACGGCAAAGCGTCTGTACGTTCATCGCAATACGGTCATCTACCGCCTTGAAAAATGTGAGGAGCTGCTGGGCAAAAGCTTAAAAGATCCTGAGACAACGATGCGATTGCGGCTTGCCTTACGGATGCAGCGGCTAATCAGCTGA
- the pucJ gene encoding uric acid permease PucJ — protein MYAGAILVPLLVGRALNVTSEQLSYLLAIDLLTCGLATLLQTLRGAYIGIGLPVMLGSSFVAVTPMIAIGANYGIHAIYGSIIAAGVFIFLFARFFGKLTVLFPPVVTGTVVTLIGLSLVPTGVKNMAGGEKINGSANPEYGSLENLLLSVGVFVLILVLNRFLKGFARTLSVLIGIAAGTAAAAIMGKVSFSAVAEAPFFQIPKPFYFGAPSFEIGPILTMLIVGIVIIVESTGVFYAIGKICGRPLTEKDLVKGYRAEGIAILIGGLFNAFPYNTFAQNAGLLQLTKVKTRNIVVTAGCILVCLGLIPKIAALASAVPPAVLGGATVVMFGMVIASGVKMLSTANLTNQYHLLTIACSLALGIGASTVPAIFAEFPAPVRILVSDGTITGSLTAIFLNLFFSMRGKKKKTAQKTELPVLDHTLALEKEV, from the coding sequence ATGTATGCAGGTGCGATTTTGGTGCCCCTGCTTGTCGGCAGGGCGCTGAATGTAACATCTGAACAACTGTCTTACCTGTTAGCGATTGACCTGTTAACGTGCGGCCTCGCGACGCTTTTGCAAACCTTGCGCGGCGCATACATCGGCATCGGGCTTCCCGTCATGCTCGGCAGTTCATTTGTGGCCGTCACCCCGATGATTGCAATCGGCGCGAATTACGGCATTCACGCGATTTACGGTTCAATCATTGCTGCCGGTGTGTTTATCTTTTTGTTTGCGCGTTTTTTCGGAAAGCTGACCGTGTTATTCCCTCCTGTCGTAACAGGAACCGTTGTGACCTTAATCGGCCTTTCACTTGTCCCGACAGGTGTGAAAAATATGGCTGGCGGCGAAAAAATAAACGGCAGCGCCAATCCCGAATACGGTTCGCTCGAAAACCTTCTTCTCTCTGTCGGCGTCTTTGTCCTGATTTTAGTCCTCAACCGCTTTCTCAAAGGGTTTGCCCGAACGCTGTCCGTTCTGATCGGAATCGCCGCCGGGACAGCGGCAGCAGCCATCATGGGCAAAGTCAGCTTTTCTGCTGTCGCTGAAGCCCCGTTCTTCCAAATCCCGAAGCCTTTTTACTTCGGAGCCCCTTCATTTGAAATCGGCCCGATCTTAACGATGCTGATCGTCGGAATTGTCATTATTGTGGAATCAACCGGCGTTTTCTATGCGATCGGAAAGATATGCGGCAGGCCGTTAACCGAAAAAGACCTTGTCAAAGGCTACCGGGCGGAAGGAATCGCCATTCTCATCGGCGGGCTGTTCAACGCCTTTCCTTATAACACCTTTGCGCAAAACGCCGGGTTATTGCAGCTGACGAAAGTCAAAACAAGAAACATCGTCGTTACCGCAGGCTGTATTCTTGTCTGTCTCGGACTGATTCCAAAGATTGCCGCCCTTGCTTCCGCTGTTCCGCCTGCGGTGCTTGGCGGAGCGACCGTTGTCATGTTCGGCATGGTGATTGCCTCCGGCGTCAAAATGCTCAGCACAGCGAATCTCACAAATCAATATCACCTCCTGACCATCGCATGCTCACTCGCACTCGGCATCGGCGCCAGCACGGTGCCCGCAATTTTTGCTGAATTCCCGGCTCCGGTCCGGATTCTGGTCAGCGACGGCACCATCACCGGAAGCCTGACCGCCATCTTTTTGAATCTATTCTTCAGCATGCGCGGCAAAAAAAAGAAAACAGCGCAGAAAACTGAACTTCCCGTATTAGACCACACACTCGCACTAGAAAAAGAGGTGTAA
- a CDS encoding nucleobase:cation symporter-2 family protein, whose product MKKQHNAFQLMMLGLQHMLAMYAGAILVPLIVGAAIGMNTGQLTYLIAIDLFMCGAATLLQLWKNRYFGIGLPVVLGCTFTAVGSMISIGGTYGVSAIYGAIIAAGLIITLAAGFFGKLVRFFPPVVTGSVVMIIGISLIPTAMNNLAGGEGSKDFGSLHNVLLGFGVTAFILLLFYFFKGFIRSIAILLGLIAGTAAEFFMGEVDFSDVMEASWLHVPSLFYFGMPTFELPAVVTMLLVAIVSLVESTGVYFALADITNRRLSEKDLEKGYRAEGLAIMLGGLFNAFPYTAFSQNVGIVQLSKMKSVNVIAITGMMLMAIGLVPKAAALTTVIPNPVLGGAMIVMFGMVISYGIKMLSSVDFDSQGNLLIIASSVSLGLGATTVPALFSSLPGAASVLAGSGIVIGSLTAIALHAFFQTKQPDRAEIKT is encoded by the coding sequence ATGAAGAAACAGCATAATGCCTTTCAGCTGATGATGCTCGGACTTCAGCATATGCTTGCCATGTATGCGGGAGCCATTCTCGTTCCGCTGATTGTCGGAGCGGCGATCGGGATGAATACGGGGCAGCTGACGTATTTAATTGCGATCGATTTGTTCATGTGCGGGGCGGCAACCCTTTTGCAGCTGTGGAAAAACCGGTATTTCGGCATCGGCCTCCCCGTTGTGCTCGGATGTACATTTACCGCAGTCGGCTCGATGATTTCCATCGGCGGCACATACGGTGTCTCAGCGATATACGGCGCCATTATCGCCGCAGGGCTGATTATCACCTTAGCCGCGGGCTTCTTCGGAAAGCTTGTCCGCTTTTTTCCGCCTGTCGTGACCGGCTCCGTCGTCATGATCATCGGCATCAGCCTGATTCCGACGGCAATGAATAACCTGGCCGGCGGTGAAGGAAGCAAAGACTTCGGCTCACTGCACAACGTGCTCCTCGGGTTTGGCGTCACAGCCTTTATCTTATTGCTGTTTTATTTCTTTAAAGGCTTTATCCGCTCCATTGCCATATTGCTCGGCCTTATCGCAGGAACAGCGGCCGAATTCTTCATGGGAGAGGTCGATTTTTCTGACGTTATGGAGGCGTCCTGGCTTCATGTTCCCTCTCTGTTTTATTTCGGTATGCCAACCTTTGAACTGCCGGCTGTTGTGACAATGCTTCTCGTTGCGATTGTCAGTCTGGTTGAATCGACAGGTGTTTACTTTGCGCTGGCCGATATCACGAATCGCAGGCTGTCGGAGAAGGATCTGGAAAAGGGGTACCGAGCGGAAGGCCTTGCGATTATGCTTGGCGGCTTATTTAACGCGTTTCCCTATACCGCCTTCTCGCAAAATGTCGGTATCGTCCAGCTATCAAAAATGAAAAGTGTCAACGTCATCGCAATCACAGGAATGATGCTGATGGCGATCGGACTGGTTCCAAAAGCCGCAGCCTTGACAACAGTAATTCCAAACCCAGTTCTCGGCGGCGCGATGATCGTCATGTTCGGCATGGTCATTTCTTACGGGATCAAAATGCTTTCCAGCGTTGACTTCGACTCGCAAGGCAACCTGCTGATCATCGCCTCTTCTGTCAGCTTAGGGCTCGGCGCCACGACCGTTCCCGCGTTGTTTTCATCTCTTCCGGGTGCGGCCTCAGTTTTGGCAGGAAGCGGAATTGTGATCGGCAGTTTGACGGCAATTGCACTGCACGCTTTTTTTCAAACCAAGCAGCCGGATCGCGCTGAAATAAAAACGTAA